One Nitrospina watsonii DNA segment encodes these proteins:
- a CDS encoding CBS and ACT domain-containing protein translates to MIVGEVMSKKLHTVTKSDSLKKAQDLMVTHAIRHLPVIEDRELLGIITESDIRGAFIDQGRTSGKAKSGNIEIRNPSKMKVNDYMTRNPLVVVPETHIEDAALMIYKNKIGALPVIKRNKLVGIITIMDMLGLFVDLMGIIHSSSRIDVVMGKHPKNFEKVSSIINKEGLNIISVGMAPYLKDTLKQIYFFRLDLCETKKVVEKIEKAGFQVISSMD, encoded by the coding sequence ATGATTGTAGGCGAAGTGATGTCCAAAAAGCTCCATACCGTTACCAAATCCGACTCCCTGAAGAAAGCCCAGGATTTGATGGTGACCCACGCCATCCGCCATTTGCCGGTGATTGAGGACCGGGAACTGCTGGGGATCATCACCGAAAGTGATATCCGGGGAGCCTTCATCGACCAGGGCCGCACCTCCGGCAAAGCCAAATCCGGGAACATCGAGATTCGGAACCCCTCGAAGATGAAGGTCAATGATTACATGACCCGCAACCCCCTGGTGGTGGTGCCGGAGACACACATTGAGGACGCCGCGCTCATGATCTATAAAAACAAGATCGGCGCCCTGCCCGTCATCAAGCGCAACAAGCTGGTGGGCATCATCACCATCATGGATATGCTCGGCCTGTTTGTCGATCTCATGGGCATCATCCATTCCAGTTCGCGCATCGACGTGGTGATGGGCAAACACCCTAAAAACTTTGAAAAAGTTTCCAGCATCATCAACAAAGAGGGGTTGAACATCATCAGCGTCGGCATGGCGCCTTATTTGAAAGACACGTTGAAGCAGATCTATTTTTTCCGCCTCGACCTGTGCGAGACCAAAAAAGTCGTCGAGAAAATCGAAAAAGCAGGATTTCAGGTGATCAGTTCCATGGACTGA